A part of Scophthalmus maximus strain ysfricsl-2021 chromosome 20, ASM2237912v1, whole genome shotgun sequence genomic DNA contains:
- the LOC118285434 gene encoding uncharacterized protein LOC118285434 produces the protein MATDFTQDAVLHFLQSSGGSAKNSELLLHFADFIRNHADRERNRELFKRFVNSVATVRQEGGVSYVTLRRKFKGHVPGEGAGSGAPRTRSTEPPPGSSNLSAAAVSAEKPGLKAPPTSAPAGDTVNKTILPAAGIVFNNNNNIETNFNLKRKQQQQQQQQQVNTTPELSGRPAAAQISENLKTLNGPSEPPVRHQETTKVPQQRLLFGPSPGITPVVRHHGETIQQAAVPLPNVVPRSEILPPIRPHGETIRQEAVAQTLWAKETLLQPEGGLHQGPPLHTVSPHSETIPAVRHHGETIRQEAVAQTLWAKETLLQPEGGLHQGPPLHTVSPHSETIPAVRHYGETIRQEAVAQTLWAKETFLQPEGGLPLQTISPRSGVTPRLLRNRKSYKSAVSQDDDDEEEEEKVEEVTMRRGSAGGVWPLMAPLQGAGMVLSASSPCIIESQAPRSVVSSSSPTSSPERNLPKIYIQDVEGGTRPVPVRQRAGTGLEQAYVSEESTSTRHSRPLEAGRSTPSPDRPQEASPQRGIQQDRRYPQASGVQLEARPHQDQGARLSSSPSSVFSPSSDAGFSSSDCPPSGSSRGSGWYGSYEDLRAPAGATGGAARIEDVLQRAQGTKFGFVTHLGDSETKVDDHDLIAHSSTPRRSTEHLRDNQDSKLRVLPWHLSTGDLCDNHEDAKSSEGSSFSSPVQQRPAAARRLSIQARSRMCRSLGADLDQILQEEARGGGGGGSEAARLNRLNLISSSLSLSYNLSTSSLSSCSTPPRCQSLADLVEREERKGDRRSLDTASSAAQHEGHSRQSLVPLEPSEHIWLVKGAAGAWPDIYSLFREEPSLLNKRDFISGFTVLHWIAKHGDHRVLNTLWYGVEKAGLMFDINARATCGHTPLHIAAIHGNKNIMRLLVNKFNADVRLRDTAGKKPWQYLSCAAPLDVFQLLGAPARAALERDEGGRRVDADWEQQQQQHRSRRRRHHFSSAASGERPLTVAGTIRVKRSSSIAALLKHKSLRRFHAHKPEISF, from the exons ATGGCCACAGACTTCACCCAGGACGCGGTGCTGCACTTCCTCCAGAGCAGCGGCGGCTCGGCGAAGAActccgagctgctgctgcacttcgCCGACTTCATCCGGAACCACGCGGACCGCGAGCGGAACCGGGAGCTCTTCAAGCGGTTCGTCAACTCCGTGGCGACGGTGCGACAGGAGGGCGGCGTCTCTTACGTCACCCTCCGGAGGAAGTTCAAGGGACACGTCCCGGGCGAAGGTGCAGGAAGTGGGGCCCCCCGGACGAGGAGCACCGAGCCCCCGCCGGGGAGCAGCAACCTGAGCGCGGCCGCGGTGAGTGCAGAGAAGCCCGGGCTGAAGGCACCGCCGACATCCGCCCCGGCGGGAGACACCGTCAACAAAACGATCTTACCTGCAGCTGGAATcgttttcaacaacaacaacaacatcgaGACCAATTTTAACCTGaagaggaaacaacaacaacaacaacagcagcagcaggtaaacACCACACCTGAACTCTCAGGTagacctgcagcagctcagatcTCTGAGAACCTGAAGACCCTCAATGGTCCGTCTGAGCCTCCTGTCCGACACCAAGAGACCACCAAGGTGCCTCAGCAGAGGCTGCTGTTTGGTCCATCCCCTGGAATCACACCTGTAGTCAGACATCATGGAGAAACCATCCAGCAGGCGGCGGTCCCTCTTCCAAACGTCGTTCCTCGTTCTGAAATCTTACCGCCAATCAGACCTCATGGAGAAACCATCCGACAGGAGGCGGTCGCTCAAACCCTCTGGGCCAAGGAGACCCTTCTGCAGCCTGAGGGTGGCCTTCATCAAGGGCCACCTCTTCACACCGTCAGCCCTCATTCTGAAACCATACCTGCAGTCAGACATCATGGAGAAACCATCCGGCAGGAGGCGGTCGCTCAAACCCTCTGGGCCAAGGAGACCCTTCTGCAGCCTGAGGGTGGCCTTCATCAAGGGCCACCTCTTCACACCGTCAGCCCTCATTCTGAAACCATACCTGCAGTCAGACATTATGGAGAAACCATCCGGCAGGAGGCGGTCGCTCAAACCCTCTGGGCCAAGGAGACCTTTCTGCAGCCCGAAGGAGGCCTTCCTCTACAAACCATCAGTCCTCGTTCTGGGGTCACTCCACGCCTActcagaaacaggaagagctACAAATCTGCTGTTTctcaggatgatgatgatgaggaagaagaggagaaggtggaggaggtcacAATGAGGCGAGGTTCAGCAGGGGGAGTGTGGCCCCTCATGGCTCCTCTACAAGGCGCGGGGATGgtcctctccgcctcctcgccTTGCATCATAGAGTCACAAGCTCCTcgctctgtcgtctcctcttcctcgccaaCTTCTTCCCCGGAAAGGAATCTCCCGAAGATTTACATCCAGGATGTGGAAGGGGGAACCAGGCCTGTGCCCGTCCGTCAGAGGGCGGGCACAGGCCTGGAGCAAGCATACGTATCTGAAGAGTCGACGTCCACCAGACACAGCCGGCCGTTGGAGGCGGGGCGCTCCACGCCGTCTCCGGACCGGCCTCAAGAAGCTTCGCCTCAACGCGGTATCCAGCAGGACCGCCGGTACCCGCAGGCCTCAGGCGTTCAGCTGGAAGCCAGGCCTCATCAAGACCAAGGGGCGCGGCTGTCCTCGAGCCCCAGCAGCGTCTTCTCGCCCTCCTCTGACGCTGGCTTCTCCAGCAGTGACTGTCCTCCGTCTGGCTCCTCCAGAGGATCGGGGTGGTACGGCAGCTACGAGGATCTACGGGCCCCAGCAG GTGCGACCGGGGGTGCGGCTAGAATCGAGGACGTTCTCCAGCGGGCCCAAGGCACCAAGTTCGGGTTTGTGACGCATCTCGGCGACAGTGAAACCAAAGTGGACGACCACGATCTCATAGCTCATTCGTCAACGCCCCGTCGCTCCACGGAACATCTCCGCGACAACCAGGACTCTAAACTCCGCGTGTTGCCGTGGCACCTCTCCACAG GGGATCTGTGCGACAACCACGAGGACGCCAAGTCGAGTGAGGGCTCCAGCTTCTCGTCGCCGGTCCAGCAGCGCCCGGCGGCGGCCAGGCGGCTCAGCATCCAGGCGAGGAGCCGGATGTGCCGCAGCCTGGGGGCGGACCTGGACCAGATCCTCCAGGAGGAGGCGCGAGGGGGAGGCGGGGGTGGAAGCGAGGCGGCCCGACTGAACCGCCTCAAcctgatctcctcctctctcagcctGAGTTACAACctttccacctcctctctgtcgTCCTGTTCCACGCCGCCTCGCTGCCAAAGCCTCGCCGACCTGGTCGAGAGGGAGGAGCggaaaggagacaggaggagccTGGACACCGCCTCCTCCGCCGCTCAGCATGAAGGCCACAGTAGACAG TCGTTGGTTCCTCTGGAGCCCAGCGAGCACATCTGGCTGGTGAAGGGGGCCGCGGGGGCCTGGCCCGACATCTACTCCCTGTTCCGAGAGGAGCCGTCCCTGCTCAACAAGCGAGACTTCATCTCCGGCTTCACCGTGCTGCACTGGATCGCTAAACACGGCGACCACCGAGTCCTCAACACCTTATG GTACGGCGTTGAAAAGGCCGGTCTGATGTTCGACATAAACGCCAGGGCGACGTGCGGCCACACGCCCCTCCACATCGCCGCCATCCACGGCAACAAGAACATAATGCGGCTGCTGGTCAACAAGTTCAACGCGGACGTGCGGCTCAGAGACACGGCGGGAAAGAAGCCCTGGCAGTACCTGAGCTGCGCCGCGCCGCTGGACGTCTTCCAGCTGCTGGGAGCGCCGGCGCGAGCTGCCCTGGAACGGGACGAGGGAGGTAGGAGGGTCGACGCCGactgggagcagcagcagcagcagcaccgcagCCGGCGGCGCCGCCATCACTTCTCCTCGGCTGCGTCGGGGGAGAGGCCGCTGACCGTCGCGGGCACCATCAGGGTGAAGAGGTCGTCGTCGATCGCCGCGTTactcaaacacaaatcactgcGTCGGTTTCATGCACATAAGCCTGAGATCTCCTTTTGA